A region of Paraburkholderia sp. BL23I1N1 DNA encodes the following proteins:
- a CDS encoding HlyC/CorC family transporter: MNDTYPSRRQTDKPQEKRSLLERLTDFISPEPDSRAELLEILQDAHERNLIDADSLSMIEGVFQVSELSARDIMVPRAQMDAINIADNPAEFIPYVLEKAHSRYPVYEGNRDNIIGVLLAKDLLRYYAEEEFDVRGMLRPAVFIPESKRLNVLLHDFRVNRNHLAVVVDEYGGVAGLITIEDVLEQIVGDIEDEYDFDEESGNIIASPDGRFRVRALTEIEQFNEAFGTHYSDDEVDTIGGLVTHHFGRVPHRGEKVRLDDLIFEILRGDARQIHMLLVRRDPLAGQREREAQHVQT, encoded by the coding sequence ATGAACGACACGTATCCCAGTCGACGTCAAACCGACAAACCGCAAGAAAAACGCTCACTCCTCGAGCGTCTGACCGACTTCATCTCGCCCGAGCCCGACTCGCGTGCAGAACTCCTGGAAATCCTGCAGGACGCGCACGAGCGCAACCTGATCGACGCCGACTCGCTGTCGATGATCGAGGGCGTATTCCAGGTGTCCGAACTGAGCGCCCGCGACATCATGGTGCCGCGCGCACAAATGGACGCGATCAACATCGCGGACAATCCCGCCGAATTCATCCCCTACGTGCTGGAAAAGGCGCACTCGCGTTATCCGGTCTACGAGGGCAATCGCGACAACATCATCGGCGTGCTGCTCGCGAAAGATCTGCTGCGCTACTACGCCGAAGAAGAATTCGACGTGCGCGGCATGCTGCGCCCCGCCGTCTTCATCCCCGAGTCGAAGCGCCTGAATGTGCTGCTGCACGACTTCCGCGTGAATCGCAACCACCTCGCGGTGGTGGTCGACGAATACGGCGGCGTGGCGGGCCTGATTACGATCGAAGACGTGCTGGAACAGATCGTCGGCGATATTGAAGACGAATACGATTTCGACGAAGAAAGCGGCAACATCATCGCGTCGCCGGACGGGCGCTTCCGCGTGCGCGCGCTCACCGAAATCGAGCAGTTCAACGAGGCTTTCGGCACGCATTATTCGGACGACGAAGTCGATACCATCGGCGGCCTCGTCACGCATCATTTCGGACGGGTGCCGCATCGCGGTGAAAAAGTCCGCCTCGACGATCTGATCTTCGAGATTCTGCGTGGCGACGCCCGCCAGATTCACATGCTGCTGGTGCGCCGCGACCCGCTTGCCGGCCAGCGCGAGCGCGAAGCACAGCACGTGCAAACCTGA
- a CDS encoding PhoH family protein: MKTTQQHLEFTAPRDDNARLANLCGPLDENLRQIEQALDVTLQRRAHRITIRGRGAKLALTALENFYNNAREPLSVDDIQLALVEVRHPARHRANGNGQGADAADTRFPGNPDHPFDQPADSSEDDLEELGPKLYTRRADLRGRTPMQREYLKQIISHDVTFGVGPAGTGKTYLAVACAVDALERDQVKRIVLTRPAVEAGERLGFLPGDLAQKVDPYLRPLYDALYDLLGFDKTAKMFERQMIEIAPLAYMRGRTLNHAFIILDEAQNTTPEQMKMFLTRIGFGSKAVVTGDTTQVDLPRGAKSGLIEAQQVLADVRGIALTRFTSADVVRHPLVARIVEAYDAHSQKTASPVNSR, encoded by the coding sequence TTGAAGACCACTCAGCAGCATCTGGAATTCACCGCACCGCGCGACGACAACGCGCGGCTCGCCAACCTCTGCGGACCGCTCGACGAAAATCTGCGGCAGATCGAGCAGGCGCTTGACGTCACACTGCAACGCCGTGCCCACCGCATCACGATTCGCGGGCGCGGCGCAAAACTCGCGCTCACCGCGCTCGAAAACTTCTACAACAACGCGCGCGAGCCGCTGTCGGTCGACGACATCCAGCTCGCGCTCGTCGAAGTGCGTCACCCGGCGCGCCATCGCGCGAATGGCAACGGCCAGGGCGCGGACGCCGCAGACACACGTTTTCCCGGCAATCCGGACCATCCATTCGATCAGCCCGCCGACAGCAGCGAAGACGATCTCGAAGAACTCGGCCCGAAGCTGTACACGCGCCGCGCCGATCTGCGCGGCCGCACGCCGATGCAACGCGAGTATCTGAAGCAGATCATTTCGCACGACGTAACGTTCGGCGTCGGTCCGGCGGGTACGGGCAAAACGTATCTCGCGGTGGCTTGCGCGGTGGACGCGCTGGAGCGCGATCAGGTGAAACGCATCGTGCTGACGCGTCCAGCCGTCGAAGCGGGCGAACGCCTCGGCTTCCTGCCGGGCGATCTGGCGCAGAAGGTCGATCCGTATCTGCGTCCGCTGTACGACGCGCTGTACGACCTGCTCGGCTTCGACAAGACCGCCAAGATGTTCGAGCGGCAGATGATCGAAATCGCACCGCTCGCCTACATGCGCGGCCGCACGTTGAATCACGCGTTCATCATCCTCGACGAGGCGCAGAACACCACGCCCGAACAGATGAAGATGTTCCTCACGCGGATCGGTTTCGGCTCGAAGGCCGTGGTGACCGGCGACACGACCCAGGTCGACTTGCCGCGTGGCGCGAAGAGCGGGCTGATCGAAGCGCAACAGGTGCTGGCGGACGTGCGCGGCATTGCGCTTACGCGTTTCACGAGCGCGGACGTGGTGCGACATCCGCTGGTCGCGCGAATTGTGGAAGCGTACGATGCCCATTCGCAGAAAACCGCCAGTCCGGTGAATTCGCGCTAG
- a CDS encoding UbiH/UbiF/VisC/COQ6 family ubiquinone biosynthesis hydroxylase: MNDVSQSTVILKPAVSDRPFDFDVTIVGAGPVGLALAGWLARRSATHALKIALIDAREPEDSIADPRAIAVSQGSRMILEPLRWPADATAIQRIHVSQRGHFGRTLIDHSEHGLPALGYVLRYGAIVHGLAEAVHATSVHWFRSTSAAAPTQDLDGVTLPIETAGVERQLRTRILVNAEGGLFGDQKTAGRAGSGASGDSRDYGQTALVGTVSVSAPQPHVAWERFTSQGPIALLPMGGVRGANYALVWCCAPEEAARRAQLPDDEFLRELGAAFGSRMGSFTQIKGRASFPLGLNTVDTLVKGHIVAIGNAAQTLHPVAGQGLNLGLRDAHALADALSTEGPTPLALATFAQRRALDRRLTIGATDTLARLFTVDFPPLAALRGLALTALEFVPPVKTALARQMMFGQRR; encoded by the coding sequence ATGAACGACGTTTCCCAGTCGACGGTAATTCTGAAACCCGCCGTGTCCGACCGTCCCTTCGATTTCGACGTGACGATCGTCGGCGCCGGGCCGGTCGGGCTGGCGCTTGCCGGCTGGCTGGCGCGCCGCAGCGCGACGCACGCGCTGAAGATCGCGCTGATCGACGCGCGCGAGCCGGAAGATTCGATCGCCGATCCGCGCGCGATCGCCGTGTCGCAGGGCAGCCGGATGATTCTCGAACCGCTGCGCTGGCCCGCCGACGCCACCGCGATCCAACGCATCCACGTGTCGCAGCGCGGCCATTTTGGCCGCACGCTGATCGACCACAGTGAGCACGGCTTGCCGGCGCTCGGCTATGTGCTGCGTTATGGCGCGATCGTGCATGGTCTCGCCGAAGCTGTTCACGCGACGTCCGTGCACTGGTTCCGCTCCACCTCCGCCGCGGCGCCGACTCAGGATCTCGACGGCGTCACGCTGCCGATCGAAACCGCGGGTGTCGAGCGCCAACTGCGCACGCGGATTCTGGTCAATGCCGAGGGCGGCCTGTTCGGCGACCAGAAAACCGCCGGGCGCGCAGGAAGCGGCGCCAGCGGTGACTCACGCGATTACGGACAGACCGCGCTGGTCGGCACGGTCAGCGTGTCGGCGCCACAACCGCACGTGGCGTGGGAGCGCTTCACGTCGCAAGGGCCCATCGCGCTGCTGCCAATGGGCGGCGTGCGCGGCGCGAATTACGCGCTGGTGTGGTGCTGCGCCCCCGAAGAAGCCGCGCGACGCGCCCAGCTCCCCGACGACGAATTCCTCCGCGAACTCGGCGCCGCATTCGGCAGCCGCATGGGCAGCTTTACGCAAATCAAGGGGCGCGCGTCGTTTCCGCTGGGACTGAACACGGTCGATACGCTCGTCAAGGGCCATATCGTCGCCATTGGCAATGCGGCGCAGACGCTGCATCCGGTGGCGGGCCAAGGTCTGAATCTTGGCTTGCGCGACGCGCATGCGCTTGCCGATGCCTTGTCGACGGAGGGCCCCACCCCGCTCGCGCTCGCTACGTTCGCGCAACGCCGCGCGCTCGACCGGCGCCTGACGATCGGCGCGACCGACACGCTCGCACGCCTTTTTACCGTCGACTTCCCACCGCTCGCCGCCTTGCGCGGCCTCGCTCTCACCGCGCTCGAATTCGTGCCGCCGGTGAAAACCGCGCTGGCGCGGCAAATGATGTTCGGTCAGCGCCGCTAA
- the dusB gene encoding tRNA dihydrouridine synthase DusB — protein MPTLGSHNLRNNLFVAPMAGVTDRPFRQLCKRLGAGYAVSEMVASNAQLWKSEKTMRRANHTGEVEPIAVQIAGADPAMMAEAARYNVANGAQIIDINMGCPAKKVCNVAAGSALLQNEPLVQRIVEAVVGAVGTGPDAVPVTLKIRTGWDRDNKNALSVARLAETAGISMLTVHGRTRADLYHGDAEYETIAAVKAAVRIPVVANGDITSPQKAREVLAATGADAIMIGRAAQGRPWLFREIEHFLQTGELLPPPRIDEIQQVMNEHLEDHYAFYGEFTGVRTARKHIGWYTRGLSGANVFRHRMNTLDTTREQLLAVNEFFDAQKAFSDRLVYVDETLSKNDGEPDHTDRLAA, from the coding sequence ATGCCTACTCTCGGCTCCCACAATCTGCGTAATAACCTGTTCGTCGCCCCCATGGCCGGCGTGACCGACCGTCCGTTCCGGCAATTGTGCAAGCGGCTGGGCGCGGGCTACGCGGTGTCGGAAATGGTCGCGTCGAATGCGCAGTTGTGGAAAAGCGAAAAGACCATGCGCCGTGCCAATCACACGGGCGAGGTCGAACCCATCGCCGTGCAGATCGCCGGCGCCGATCCGGCCATGATGGCCGAAGCCGCGCGCTACAACGTGGCGAACGGTGCGCAGATCATCGACATCAACATGGGCTGCCCGGCCAAGAAGGTGTGCAACGTGGCCGCAGGCTCGGCGCTGTTGCAGAACGAGCCGCTGGTGCAGCGCATTGTCGAGGCGGTCGTGGGCGCGGTCGGCACCGGGCCGGATGCCGTGCCCGTCACGCTGAAAATCCGCACCGGCTGGGATCGCGACAACAAAAACGCTTTGTCGGTTGCGCGTCTGGCCGAAACCGCCGGCATTTCCATGCTGACCGTGCACGGCCGCACCCGCGCCGACCTGTATCACGGCGACGCCGAATACGAAACCATCGCCGCCGTCAAAGCGGCGGTGCGTATTCCGGTGGTCGCCAATGGCGACATTACGTCGCCGCAAAAAGCCCGCGAGGTGCTCGCCGCCACCGGCGCCGACGCCATCATGATCGGCCGCGCCGCGCAGGGGCGTCCGTGGCTGTTCCGCGAGATCGAGCATTTCCTGCAAACGGGCGAGTTGCTGCCGCCGCCGCGCATCGACGAAATCCAGCAGGTGATGAACGAGCATCTCGAAGATCACTACGCTTTCTACGGCGAATTTACGGGCGTCCGCACAGCGCGTAAGCATATCGGCTGGTACACTCGCGGCCTTTCTGGCGCCAACGTGTTCCGGCACCGCATGAATACGCTGGACACCACGCGCGAACAACTCCTCGCCGTCAACGAATTCTTCGACGCCCAAAAGGCGTTCTCCGACCGCCTCGTCTACGTTGACGAGACGCTCAGCAAGAACGACGGCGAGCCGGACCATACCGACCGACTAGCAGCATGA
- a CDS encoding aminopeptidase P N-terminal domain-containing protein gives MNQPTEPIIATDVYRTRRERVLAALRAAGGGVAIVPTAPEKLRNRDADYPYRHDSYFYYLTGFTEPEAWLVLDASAAPGGPASILFCREKNVERETWDGFRFGPDGAREAFGFDAAFAVSEVDTQLPRILADKPSLHYALGTSAELDEQVRGWLDAVRAQGRSGVAAPTVAQDLIPLLDDMRLVKDHHELAIMRRAGQISAQAHRRAMAACHPGVREYELEAELLYTFRKFGAQAPAYTSIVAAGANACVLHYPAGNAIAQDGDLILIDAACELDGYASDITRTFPASGRFTPAQRELYGIVLAAQQAAVDATRVGATFDDPHQAAVRVLSQGLLDTGIIDRTKFASVGDVIGERAYAPFYMHRTGHWIGMDVHDVGDYRERGAPRDEAGALPWRTLQAGMALTVEPGLYIRPAEGVPERYWNIGIRIEDDAIITPDGCELITRDVPVAAEEIEALMQEARAAQDAGK, from the coding sequence ATGAACCAGCCGACCGAACCCATCATCGCCACCGACGTCTACCGCACGCGCCGCGAGCGCGTACTCGCCGCGCTGCGCGCAGCAGGCGGGGGCGTCGCCATCGTGCCCACCGCGCCGGAAAAGCTGCGCAACCGGGACGCCGACTACCCCTACCGGCACGATAGCTACTTCTACTATCTGACAGGCTTCACCGAACCCGAGGCCTGGCTGGTGCTCGACGCGAGCGCCGCGCCTGGCGGCCCGGCGTCGATCCTGTTTTGCCGCGAAAAGAATGTCGAGCGCGAGACGTGGGACGGATTCCGTTTCGGGCCAGACGGCGCGCGCGAGGCGTTCGGCTTCGACGCCGCCTTCGCCGTGAGCGAAGTCGATACGCAACTGCCGCGTATTCTCGCTGACAAGCCGTCGCTGCATTACGCGCTCGGCACCTCGGCGGAACTGGACGAACAGGTGCGCGGCTGGCTCGACGCGGTGCGTGCGCAGGGCCGCAGCGGCGTCGCCGCCCCCACCGTCGCGCAGGATCTGATCCCGCTGCTCGACGACATGCGGCTCGTCAAGGATCACCACGAGCTCGCCATCATGCGCCGCGCCGGACAGATTTCGGCGCAAGCGCATCGTCGCGCCATGGCCGCCTGCCACCCCGGCGTGCGCGAGTACGAACTCGAAGCCGAGTTGCTCTACACATTCCGCAAGTTCGGCGCGCAGGCGCCGGCTTACACGTCGATCGTCGCTGCGGGCGCCAACGCCTGCGTGCTGCACTACCCGGCCGGCAATGCAATTGCCCAGGACGGCGATCTGATCCTGATCGACGCCGCCTGCGAACTCGACGGCTATGCATCCGACATCACCCGCACCTTTCCGGCAAGCGGCCGCTTCACGCCGGCGCAGCGCGAGCTGTACGGCATCGTGCTGGCCGCCCAGCAGGCTGCCGTCGACGCCACCCGCGTCGGCGCCACCTTCGACGATCCGCACCAGGCCGCTGTGCGCGTGCTGTCGCAAGGGCTGCTTGACACCGGCATCATCGATCGCACGAAGTTCGCCTCGGTCGGCGACGTAATCGGCGAGCGCGCCTATGCGCCGTTCTATATGCACCGCACCGGCCATTGGATCGGCATGGACGTGCACGATGTCGGCGATTACCGCGAACGGGGCGCACCGCGCGACGAAGCGGGCGCGCTGCCGTGGCGCACGCTGCAGGCGGGGATGGCGCTGACCGTCGAGCCCGGTCTGTACATCCGTCCGGCCGAGGGCGTGCCCGAGCGCTACTGGAACATCGGTATCCGCATCGAAGACGACGCGATCATCACGCCGGACGGTTGCGAGCTGATCACGCGCGACGTCCCGGTGGCCGCCGAGGAGATCGAGGCGCTGATGCAGGAAGCCCGCGCTGCCCAGGATGCTGGGAAGTAA
- a CDS encoding Fis family transcriptional regulator, which produces MSKNNIEQSVRDSLGMYFQDLDGSNPHDVYDMVISCVEKPLLEVVLEQAGGNQSLAAEYLGINRNTLRKKLQQHGLL; this is translated from the coding sequence ATGAGCAAGAACAATATCGAACAATCTGTCCGCGACAGCCTGGGAATGTATTTCCAGGATCTCGACGGCTCCAATCCGCATGACGTCTACGACATGGTTATTTCATGCGTAGAAAAACCCTTGCTCGAAGTGGTGCTCGAGCAGGCCGGCGGCAACCAGTCGCTGGCCGCCGAGTATCTCGGCATCAACCGCAATACGCTGCGCAAGAAGCTGCAACAGCACGGTTTGTTGTAA
- a CDS encoding gamma-glutamylcyclotransferase, with translation MSTSSPEAETRNTPCPDYPPALGESRLLTDEELRASLDCALRDWDRKSDLWLFGYGSLIWNPGLPTIEATRSKVHGYHRGLYLWSRVNRGTPEQPGLVLALDRGGSCSGIAFRLAAEGAMPHLEALWRREMAMGSYRPAWLPCVLADGRRVDALAFVMRRDVPSYTGKLRDEIVKAVFGCASGRYGTTLEYVSRTVHALRESGMPDRALEALLERCCEKSRKAGQK, from the coding sequence GTGAGCACGTCCTCCCCTGAAGCCGAGACCCGAAATACGCCCTGCCCGGACTATCCGCCCGCGCTCGGCGAGTCGCGGCTGCTGACGGACGAGGAGTTGCGCGCATCGCTCGACTGCGCGTTGCGCGACTGGGACCGCAAGAGCGACCTGTGGCTATTCGGCTATGGTTCGCTGATCTGGAATCCTGGTCTCCCCACCATCGAAGCCACCCGTTCGAAAGTGCACGGCTATCACCGCGGCCTGTATTTGTGGTCGCGCGTGAATCGCGGCACGCCCGAGCAGCCGGGCCTCGTGCTCGCGCTCGATCGCGGCGGCTCGTGCTCCGGCATCGCCTTCCGCCTCGCCGCCGAGGGCGCGATGCCGCATCTGGAAGCGTTGTGGCGCCGTGAAATGGCGATGGGATCGTACCGCCCGGCGTGGCTGCCCTGCGTGCTCGCCGACGGCCGGCGCGTCGACGCGCTCGCGTTCGTGATGCGGCGCGACGTGCCGAGCTACACCGGCAAGCTGCGCGACGAGATCGTCAAAGCCGTGTTCGGCTGCGCGAGCGGCCGCTACGGCACCACGCTCGAATACGTCAGCCGCACCGTCCATGCGTTGCGCGAAAGCGGCATGCCCGACCGCGCGCTGGAGGCGCTGCTTGAACGTTGCTGTGAGAAAAGCCGCAAGGCCGGGCAGAAATAG
- a CDS encoding glutathione S-transferase C-terminal domain-containing protein: MMKLIGSLASPFVRKARIVLADKKIDYELVQENVWAPDTTIHTFNPIGKVPCLVMEDGEAVFDSRVICEYVDTLSPVGKLIPPSGRERVEVRCWEALADGILDAAVLIRLESTQRTPEQRVDAWVARQQRKIDEGLIAMSQGLGGKPWCTGNHYTLADIAVGCALGYLDFRMPELNWREPYPNLDKHFQKLSLRQSFIDTVPAN; encoded by the coding sequence ATGATGAAACTCATCGGTTCGCTCGCCAGCCCGTTCGTGCGCAAAGCGCGGATCGTTCTGGCCGACAAGAAGATCGACTACGAACTCGTCCAGGAGAACGTTTGGGCGCCGGACACCACGATTCACACCTTCAATCCGATCGGCAAGGTGCCATGCCTCGTCATGGAAGACGGCGAAGCGGTGTTCGACTCGCGGGTGATCTGCGAATACGTGGATACGTTGTCGCCGGTCGGTAAGCTGATTCCGCCGTCGGGGCGCGAGCGCGTCGAAGTGCGGTGCTGGGAAGCGCTCGCCGACGGCATCCTCGACGCCGCGGTGCTGATTCGCCTCGAAAGTACCCAGCGCACGCCCGAGCAGCGCGTGGACGCGTGGGTGGCGCGGCAGCAACGCAAGATCGACGAAGGCCTGATCGCGATGTCGCAAGGTTTGGGCGGCAAGCCATGGTGCACGGGCAATCACTACACGCTCGCGGATATCGCGGTGGGTTGCGCGCTGGGTTACCTCGATTTCCGCATGCCTGAGTTGAACTGGCGCGAACCGTATCCGAATCTGGATAAGCATTTCCAGAAGCTGTCGTTGCGTCAGTCGTTTATCGATACGGTACCGGCGAATTGA
- a CDS encoding M48 family metallopeptidase gives MKPYRFVIAASACALFAACSSVNNVNPTALIQSGQQAVQAATLSDTDVRSLTDKSCAQLDSENQIAAANSKYQKRLNKIAAQLGNNINGVPVNYKVYVTKDVNAWAMANGCVRVYSGLMDMMNDNEVRGVVGHEMGHVALGHTRKALQVAYATSAARSVASSAGGVAGSLSSSQLGDFSEKLINAQFSQAQESAADDYSFDLQKKKSLDPSGLVTAFSKLAQLDGGKSSMLSSHPASPARAQHIQQRIASNQ, from the coding sequence ATAAAACCGTACCGCTTTGTCATTGCCGCTTCTGCCTGCGCCCTGTTTGCCGCGTGTTCGAGCGTCAACAACGTCAATCCGACTGCGCTGATCCAGTCCGGCCAGCAGGCCGTTCAGGCCGCCACGCTCAGCGACACCGACGTGCGCTCGCTGACCGACAAGTCTTGCGCACAACTGGATAGCGAAAATCAGATTGCCGCGGCGAACAGCAAGTACCAGAAACGTCTGAATAAGATCGCCGCGCAACTGGGCAATAACATCAACGGCGTGCCGGTGAACTACAAGGTCTACGTCACCAAGGACGTCAATGCATGGGCGATGGCAAATGGCTGCGTGCGCGTCTATAGCGGCCTGATGGACATGATGAACGACAACGAAGTGCGCGGCGTGGTCGGCCATGAAATGGGCCACGTGGCGCTCGGCCATACGAGGAAGGCGCTGCAGGTCGCGTACGCGACTTCGGCGGCGCGCTCGGTGGCTTCGTCGGCGGGCGGCGTGGCGGGGAGTTTGTCCAGCTCGCAGCTTGGCGATTTTTCCGAGAAGCTGATTAATGCGCAGTTCTCTCAAGCCCAGGAAAGCGCAGCCGACGATTATTCATTCGACTTGCAGAAAAAGAAGAGTCTCGATCCATCGGGATTGGTAACGGCTTTCAGCAAGCTCGCACAACTGGATGGCGGCAAGTCGAGTATGTTGAGTTCGCATCCGGCCTCTCCGGCGCGCGCGCAGCATATTCAGCAGCGGATTGCTTCGAATCAGTAA
- the lnt gene encoding apolipoprotein N-acyltransferase: protein MADPITSRSRRGVSAPAAPATRDARGRALPRWHYLVALAAGAANTLSFAPTPHGGWLELVIFAFFFAWLTRTTSWKSAALTGGAFGFGNFATGVWWLYVSMHDYGGMAAPLAGAAVVLFSLYLAVYPAFAAGIWSFCAGHARNGASATGTSDTDQPFSPTWHGALAFASAWAIGEWLRGTVFTGFPWLGSGYAQVDGPLAGFAPVAGVYGIGWMLALVAALIVQALVPLLPSRGQRDAAAASNAGNAGNGAKRHIARIAVPGGVALALIAAGLLLPLVQWTLPANAPLTVRLLQGNVKQEMKFEEAGMRAAIDMYQQMITSKPADLIVTPETAIPVLAQQLPPQFASAVRNFSDTTGTAIVFGAIGGTITPEGQVVDYTNSLFGVTPGIRDVYRYDKHHLVPFGEFVPWGFRWFVNLMSIPLGDFARGAPVQKPFIVHNQPVSVDICYEDIFGEEIARNIHESNTPAGVLVNSTNLAWFGDTIALDQHLQIARMRSLETGRPMLRATNTGTTAAIDANGKVIGRLPPYTIGSLDVKVQGTSGSTPYVTSGNNTVLAVSLFLLAFGFAFGPGIRRRQNGKK, encoded by the coding sequence ATGGCCGACCCGATTACATCCCGTTCGCGCCGCGGCGTGAGTGCTCCTGCCGCCCCTGCCACCCGAGATGCACGCGGCCGTGCGCTGCCCCGCTGGCATTACCTCGTCGCGTTGGCCGCTGGTGCGGCCAATACGTTGTCGTTCGCACCGACGCCGCACGGCGGCTGGCTCGAACTCGTGATCTTCGCTTTCTTCTTTGCGTGGCTGACACGTACCACCAGCTGGAAAAGCGCAGCGCTGACGGGTGGTGCTTTCGGCTTCGGCAACTTCGCCACCGGTGTGTGGTGGCTGTACGTGAGCATGCACGATTACGGCGGCATGGCCGCGCCGCTCGCGGGCGCGGCGGTCGTGCTGTTCTCGCTGTATCTGGCGGTGTACCCGGCGTTCGCTGCGGGCATCTGGTCGTTCTGCGCCGGACATGCGCGCAACGGCGCCTCCGCTACCGGCACGTCCGACACCGACCAACCGTTCTCGCCGACCTGGCACGGCGCGCTGGCTTTTGCGAGCGCGTGGGCGATCGGCGAATGGTTGCGCGGCACCGTTTTCACCGGCTTTCCGTGGCTTGGGAGCGGTTATGCGCAAGTAGACGGCCCGCTCGCAGGCTTTGCACCCGTGGCGGGTGTGTATGGAATCGGCTGGATGCTGGCGCTGGTGGCGGCGTTGATCGTGCAGGCGCTGGTACCACTGCTGCCGTCGCGCGGGCAACGCGATGCTGCTGCAGCAAGCAACGCTGGAAATGCTGGCAATGGCGCTAAACGCCATATCGCGCGCATCGCGGTCCCGGGGGGCGTCGCGCTTGCGCTGATCGCGGCCGGTCTGCTGTTGCCGCTCGTGCAGTGGACCCTGCCGGCCAACGCGCCGCTGACGGTACGTCTCCTGCAAGGCAACGTCAAACAGGAAATGAAGTTCGAAGAAGCCGGCATGCGCGCCGCGATCGACATGTATCAGCAGATGATCACGTCGAAGCCGGCCGACCTGATCGTCACGCCGGAAACCGCCATTCCGGTGCTTGCCCAGCAATTGCCGCCGCAGTTCGCCTCGGCAGTGCGCAACTTCTCGGATACAACGGGCACCGCGATCGTGTTTGGCGCGATCGGCGGCACCATCACGCCGGAAGGCCAGGTGGTCGACTATACGAATAGCCTGTTCGGCGTCACGCCGGGCATTCGCGACGTGTATCGCTACGACAAACACCATCTCGTGCCGTTCGGCGAATTCGTGCCGTGGGGCTTCCGGTGGTTCGTGAATCTGATGAGCATTCCACTCGGCGATTTCGCGCGCGGCGCGCCCGTGCAGAAGCCGTTCATCGTGCATAACCAACCGGTCTCCGTCGACATCTGCTATGAGGATATTTTCGGCGAGGAGATCGCGCGGAACATTCACGAGAGCAATACGCCGGCGGGCGTCCTCGTCAACTCGACCAATCTCGCCTGGTTCGGCGACACGATCGCACTCGATCAACATTTGCAGATCGCGCGCATGCGTTCGCTGGAAACCGGCCGCCCCATGCTGCGCGCCACCAACACCGGCACGACCGCCGCGATCGACGCCAACGGCAAGGTGATCGGACGCCTGCCGCCGTACACGATCGGCTCGCTCGATGTGAAGGTGCAAGGGACCTCGGGCAGCACGCCCTATGTGACAAGCGGCAACAACACGGTGCTGGCGGTTTCGTTGTTCTTGCTGGCGTTCGGGTTTGCGTTCGGGCCGGGAATCAGGCGGCGGCAAAACGGTAAAAAATAA
- the ybeY gene encoding rRNA maturation RNase YbeY, translated as MSRAPKLTLNLQFPAAKAWPEHKALLPRATVAGWIKAALFADGELTVRFVDAEEGRLLNRTYRGKDYSTNVLTFAYAESEDDPVTGDLILCCPVVEKEAAEQGKPLIAHYAHLLVHGTLHAQGYDHEIEEEAEEMEAIETEILGKLGFPDPYQ; from the coding sequence ATGAGCCGCGCACCAAAACTGACGTTGAATCTGCAATTCCCCGCCGCCAAGGCCTGGCCGGAACACAAAGCGCTGCTGCCGCGCGCGACCGTGGCCGGCTGGATCAAGGCGGCGCTCTTCGCGGACGGCGAACTGACCGTGCGTTTCGTCGACGCCGAAGAAGGCCGCCTGCTTAACCGCACCTATCGCGGCAAGGATTACTCCACCAACGTGCTGACCTTCGCCTACGCCGAATCGGAAGACGATCCGGTGACCGGCGACCTGATCCTGTGCTGCCCCGTGGTGGAGAAAGAAGCCGCCGAGCAGGGCAAACCGCTGATCGCGCACTACGCGCATCTGCTTGTGCACGGCACCCTCCATGCGCAAGGCTACGATCACGAGATCGAGGAAGAAGCCGAGGAAATGGAAGCGATCGAAACCGAAATCCTTGGCAAGCTCGGCTTCCCGGATCCTTATCAATAG